From Scophthalmus maximus strain ysfricsl-2021 chromosome 14, ASM2237912v1, whole genome shotgun sequence, one genomic window encodes:
- the LOC118282503 gene encoding F-box only protein 47-like isoform X1 — protein MVRKASRKVDRYTQTFKSQRQRRTPPAPPARTIRTRSQCITSSTSFFNRLPAEVFHMILDQLSVLEISVFSMVSKEITQCIVDHISTLAWRNKVITQSFHPSTRLELTSTVAHYRNLGLLFKRCTLLLPTKERLKLIFSMFAQIPCFMLEHCLVPDCIGFTSCGVFLQTLIAGWDELECHRVFNFLCEHTNLLPRMEAVITAKPGVRQYKELQLRLFCRRVLLDPWLTEPDCQFWLRQLLRSLPMVSQARLLFILYGPLLPEVSLPAGSLGWQDVVERVLPHTALWELARTVLLLNGNLQVKGWTFDSMLVVLEELIVIPQPWHLENVARLLVLCGSSLCYTVLASRAVNGRLVEISRLIVYIILVCEKDGYYMSWAVKLVQHICQVFHSAPEKFCFIQHLESMFTEITREFFELSLAVNHLEDRETFQNLCILLDSSARFHTKFLHMLLK, from the exons ATGGTGAGGAAGGCCTCCAGAAAGGTTGACAGGTACACGCAGACATTCAAGTcccagagacagaggaggacccCCCCTGCCCCTCCAGCCAGAACCATCAGGACCCGCAGCCAGTgcatcaccagcagcaccagcttCTTCAACAGGCTCCCAGCAGAGGTGTTCCACATGATCCTGGACCAGCTGTCAG TGCTGGAGATCAGTGTGTTCAGCATGGTGTCCAAAGAAATCACTCAGTGCATTGTGGACCACATCTCCACCCTGGCCTGGAGGAATAAAGTGATCACCCAAAGCTTTCACCCCTCCACCCGCTTGGAGCTGACGTCTACTGTTGCACACTACAGGAACCTGG GTTTATTGTTCAAGCGATGCACCCTGCTGCTGCCAACGAAAGAGAGGTTAAAGTTGATCTTCAGCATGTTTGCACAG ATTCCCTGCTTCATGCTGGAGCATTGTCTAGTTCCCGACTGCATTGGCTTTACCAGCTGTGGTGTCTTCCTCCAG ACGCTCATTGCAGGGTGGGATGAGCTGGAGTGCCACAGAGTGTTCAACTTCCTGTGTGAGCACACAAACCTGCTGCCAAGAATGGAGGCAGTCATCACTGCAAAACcag GGGTGAGGCAGTACAAGGAGCTGCAGCTCCGGCTCTTCTGTCGTCGGGTTCTGTTGGACCCATGGCTGACTGAGCCAGACTGTCAGTTCTGGCTGAGGCAACTTCTCAGGTCTTTGCCCATGGTCAGCCAGGCTCGCCTACTGTTCATCCTCTACGGACCCCTGCTGCCTGAGG TGTCTCTACCTGCAGGCTCTCTCGGTTGGCAGGACGTGGTAGAGCGAGTGCTGCCTCACACTGCCCTGTGGGAACTGGCCAGGACCGTCCTCCTGCTTAATGGCAACCTTCAAGTGAAGGGCTGGACCTTCGACTCGATGCTGGTGGTCCTGGAGGAGCTCATTG TCATTCCCCAGCCATGGCATTTGGAGAACGTGGCTCGTCTCTTGGTCCTGTGTGGCAGCAGCCTCTGCTACACTGTGCTTGCCAGCAGGGCCGTGAACGGTCGACTGGTGGAGATCTCCAGACTCATCGTCTACATCATACTG GTGTGTGAGAAGGACGGCTACTACATGAGCTGGGCGGTGAAGTTGGTCCAACACATCTGCCAAGTCTTCCACAGTGCTCCCGAAAAGTTCTGCTTCATCCAACACCTGGAGAGCATGTTCACAGAGATCACCAGGGAGTTCTTTGAGCTTTCTCTAGCAG TAAACCACCTTGAAGACAGGGAGACTTTCCAGAACCTGTGCATCCTCCTGGACTCCAGCGCTCGCTTCCACACCAAATTCCTCCACATGCTGCTGAAATAG
- the LOC118282503 gene encoding F-box only protein 47-like isoform X3 → MVRKASRKVDRYTQTFKSQRQRRTPPAPPARTIRTRSQCITSSTSFFNRLPAEVFHMILDQLSVLEISVFSMVSKEITQCIVDHISTLAWRNKVITQSFHPSTRLELTSTVAHYRNLGLLFKRCTLLLPTKERLKLIFSMFAQTLIAGWDELECHRVFNFLCEHTNLLPRMEAVITAKPGVRQYKELQLRLFCRRVLLDPWLTEPDCQFWLRQLLRSLPMVSQARLLFILYGPLLPEVSLPAGSLGWQDVVERVLPHTALWELARTVLLLNGNLQVKGWTFDSMLVVLEELIVIPQPWHLENVARLLVLCGSSLCYTVLASRAVNGRLVEISRLIVYIILVCEKDGYYMSWAVKLVQHICQVFHSAPEKFCFIQHLESMFTEITREFFELSLAVNHLEDRETFQNLCILLDSSARFHTKFLHMLLK, encoded by the exons ATGGTGAGGAAGGCCTCCAGAAAGGTTGACAGGTACACGCAGACATTCAAGTcccagagacagaggaggacccCCCCTGCCCCTCCAGCCAGAACCATCAGGACCCGCAGCCAGTgcatcaccagcagcaccagcttCTTCAACAGGCTCCCAGCAGAGGTGTTCCACATGATCCTGGACCAGCTGTCAG TGCTGGAGATCAGTGTGTTCAGCATGGTGTCCAAAGAAATCACTCAGTGCATTGTGGACCACATCTCCACCCTGGCCTGGAGGAATAAAGTGATCACCCAAAGCTTTCACCCCTCCACCCGCTTGGAGCTGACGTCTACTGTTGCACACTACAGGAACCTGG GTTTATTGTTCAAGCGATGCACCCTGCTGCTGCCAACGAAAGAGAGGTTAAAGTTGATCTTCAGCATGTTTGCACAG ACGCTCATTGCAGGGTGGGATGAGCTGGAGTGCCACAGAGTGTTCAACTTCCTGTGTGAGCACACAAACCTGCTGCCAAGAATGGAGGCAGTCATCACTGCAAAACcag GGGTGAGGCAGTACAAGGAGCTGCAGCTCCGGCTCTTCTGTCGTCGGGTTCTGTTGGACCCATGGCTGACTGAGCCAGACTGTCAGTTCTGGCTGAGGCAACTTCTCAGGTCTTTGCCCATGGTCAGCCAGGCTCGCCTACTGTTCATCCTCTACGGACCCCTGCTGCCTGAGG TGTCTCTACCTGCAGGCTCTCTCGGTTGGCAGGACGTGGTAGAGCGAGTGCTGCCTCACACTGCCCTGTGGGAACTGGCCAGGACCGTCCTCCTGCTTAATGGCAACCTTCAAGTGAAGGGCTGGACCTTCGACTCGATGCTGGTGGTCCTGGAGGAGCTCATTG TCATTCCCCAGCCATGGCATTTGGAGAACGTGGCTCGTCTCTTGGTCCTGTGTGGCAGCAGCCTCTGCTACACTGTGCTTGCCAGCAGGGCCGTGAACGGTCGACTGGTGGAGATCTCCAGACTCATCGTCTACATCATACTG GTGTGTGAGAAGGACGGCTACTACATGAGCTGGGCGGTGAAGTTGGTCCAACACATCTGCCAAGTCTTCCACAGTGCTCCCGAAAAGTTCTGCTTCATCCAACACCTGGAGAGCATGTTCACAGAGATCACCAGGGAGTTCTTTGAGCTTTCTCTAGCAG TAAACCACCTTGAAGACAGGGAGACTTTCCAGAACCTGTGCATCCTCCTGGACTCCAGCGCTCGCTTCCACACCAAATTCCTCCACATGCTGCTGAAATAG
- the LOC118282505 gene encoding claudin-14, whose product MASMAVQLLGFFLGLLGFVGAVVATLLPHWRSTAYVGANIITATAYMKGLWMECVWHSTGIYQCELYRSLLALPRDLQAARALMVLSCVTSVLAALVSVMGMKCTRFARGSLVKSPLVLSGGVCFLCAGLLCLITVSWTTNDVIMDFYDPFLPSGQKYEIGLAVYLGYASACLSLSGGLVLCWSSSGDRSQRPPHAQRSQPSSPPPAFHNIYPPAPPYKPPDALKDNRAASFCSLSSNGYRLNNYV is encoded by the exons ATGGCCAGCATGGCGGTGCAGCTCCTGGGCTTCTTCCTAGGGCTGTTGGGGTTCGTGGGCGCGGTAGTTGCGACTCTGCTCCCCCACTGGCGCAGCACAGCCTACGTGGGCGCCAACATCATCACAGCCACCGCCTACATGAAAGGCCTgtggatggagtgtgtgtggcaCAGCACTGGCATTTACCAGTGTGAGCTGTACAGATCTCTGCTGGCACTGCCACGCGACCTGCAG GCAGCGCGGGCGCTCATGGTGCTCTCCTGCGTCACCTCCGTCCTGGCAGCTCTGGTGTCCGTGATGGGGATGAAGTGCACCCGCTTTGCCCGTGGCTCGCTGGTCAAGTCTCCGCTGGTGCTGAGCGGGGGGGTTTGCTTCCTCTGCGCCGGCTTGCTCTGTCTGATCACCGTGTCCTGGACCACCAACGATGTCATAATGGATTTCTACGACCCCTTCCTCCCCAGCGGGCAAAAATATGAGATCGGCCTGGCCGTGTACCTTGGTTACGCCTCGGCCTGCCTCAGTCTGAGCGGCGGATTGGTGCTGtgctggagcagcagcggtGACAGGTCGCAGCGTCCCCCCCATGCTCAGAGGAGTCAACCATCATCGCCTCCCCCTGCCTTTCACAACATATACCCCCCTGCTCCACCCTACAAGCCCCCGGACGCCCTGAAGGACAATCGCGCTGCCTCATTTTGCTCCCTGTCCAGCAATGGATATAGGCTCAATAACTATGTCTGA
- the LOC118283137 gene encoding high-affinity choline transporter 1-like — MAIHAEGLVAIVIFYVLILFVGIWAAWKNKSSGVGEGGERSESIMVGGRDIGLFVGGFTMTATWVGGGYINGTAEYVYLPDYGLAWAQAPFGYALSLVVGGLFFAKPMRSRGYVTMLDPFQQLYGKRMGGLLFIPALMGEIFWSAAILSALGATLSVIVDININMSVVISALIAIFYTLVGGLYSVAYTDVVQLFCIFLGLWISVPFALSNPAVTDISVSAKEAIYQSPWLGKIEPEDKWLWADNFCLLMLGGIPWQVYFQRVLSASSATYAQVLSFIAAFGCLVMAIPSVLIGAIGASTDWNQTTYGSIAPKDKEESDMILPIVLQHLCPPYVSFFGLGAVSAAVMSSADSSILSASSMFARNIYQLAFRQSASDREIVWVMRLTIFVFGALATAMALLTGSVYGLWYLSSDLVYVIIFPQLLSVLFVKGTNTYGSVAAYVFGLLLRIGGGEPYLKLPPFIFYPGWVTQEKKHHLTGDVEYFVQQRFPFKTVSMVASFLANVAFSYLTKYLFESGMLSHKYDFLDAVVSKHSKEIMDKAILVSNHDNIILSEMAPVKQALGTSLAGTFINTEVLSDDGTSSPEAFHNEN; from the exons ATGGCCATCCACGCCGAGGGTCTCGTGGCCATCGTGATCTTCTACGTCCTGATCCTGTTCGTGGGGATCTGGGCCGCGTGGAAGAACAAGAGCTCCGGGGTCGGCGAGGGCGGGGAGCGGAGCGAGAGTATCATGGTCGGGGGAAGGGACATCGGACTGTTCGTGGGTGGATTCACAATGACCG CCACTTGGGTGGGTGGGGGCTACATTAACGGGACAGCGGAGTATGTCTACTTGCCAGACTACGGCCTGGCCTGGGCACAGGCACCGTTTGGTTATGCTCTCAGCCTGGTAGTGG GAGGCCTTTTCTTTGCCAAACCCATGCGCTCGCGTGGATACGTCACCATGCTGGATCCATTCCAGCAGCTTTATGGAAAGAGGATGGGGGGCCTGCTCTTCATCCCTGCGCTGATGGGAGAAATCTTTTGGTCTGCGGCCATTTTATCTGCCCTGG GTGCCACTCTGAGCGTGATCGTggacataaacataaatatgtcTGTGGTGATCTCAGCTCTGATAGCTATCTTCTACACACTTGTTGGAGGACTCTACTCTGTCGCATACACAGATGTGGTCCAGCTCTTCTGTATCTTTTTGGGCCTG TGGATCAGCGTGCCCTTTGCCCTGTCCAATCCTGCTGTGACAGACATCAGTGTTTCAGCCAAGGAAGCGATCTACCAGTCACCCTGGTTGGGGAAGATTGAGCCTGAGGACAAATGGCTCTGGGCCGACAACTTCTGTTTGCTG ATGTTGGGGGGGATTCCCTGGCAGGTCTATTTTCAACGGGTTCTTTCTGCCTCTTCAGCTACCTACGCTCAGGTCCTTTCCTTCATCGCCGCCTTCGGCTGCTTGGTCATGGCCATCCCCTCGGTCCTCATAGGAGCTATAGGGGCCTCCACTG ACTGGAACCAAACTACTTACGGTTCCATCGCTCCGAAGGACAAGGAAGAATCAGACATGATCCTTCCCATAGTGCTTCAGCACCTCTGCCCACCCTACGTCTCCTTCTTTGGTCTGGGGGCGGTGTCGGCTGCCGTCATGTCATCGGCGGACTCTTCTATTCTCTCTGCCAGCTCCATGTTTGCCAGGAACATCTATCAGCTCGCCTTTCGGCAGTCG gcCTCAGATCGTGAAATTGTTTGGGTGATGCGCCTCACCATCTTTGTGTTCGGAGCTCTCGCCACTGCCATGGCATTGTTGACGGGATCGGTGTACGGCTTGTGGTACCTCAGCTCCGACCTGGTCTATGTCATCATATTCCCCCAGCTTCTCAGTGTGCTATTTGTCAAGGGCACCAATACCTATGGTTCGGTGGCTGCCTATGTCTTTGGTCTTCTGCTGCGCATTGGTGGAGGGGAGCCCTACCTCAAACTCCCTCCCTTCATCTTCTACCCTGGCTGGGTCACCCAGGAGAAGAAACACCACCTCACTGGCGACGTCGAGTACTTTGTCCAGCAGAGGTTTCCATTCAAGACTGTGTCCATGGTGGCGTCCTTCTTGGCAAATGTGGCCTTTTCTTACTTGACCAAGTACCTGTTTGAAAGTGGTATGCTGTCACACAAGTATGACTTCCTGGATGCCGTGGTGTCCAAGCACAGCAAGGAGATCATGGACAAGGCTATACTGGTGAGCAACCATGATAACATCATTCTGTCAGAGATGGCGCCCGTCAAGCAGGCCCTGGGCACGTCGCTCGCCGGAACTTTCATCAACACTGAGGTCCTCAGTGATGATGGGACATCCAGTCCAGAGGCTTTTCACAATGAAAACTAG
- the LOC118282503 gene encoding F-box only protein 47-like isoform X2 produces the protein MVRKASRKVDRYTQTFKSQRQRRTPPAPPARTIRTRSQCITSSTSFFNRLPAEVFHMILDQLSVLEISVFSMVSKEITQCIVDHISTLAWRNKVITQSFHPSTRLELTSTVAHYRNLGLLFKRCTLLLPTKERLKLIFSMFAQIPCFMLEHCLVPDCIGFTSCGVFLQTLIAGWDELECHRVFNFLCEHTNLLPRMEAVITAKPGVRQYKELQLRLFCRRVLLDPWLTEPDCQFWLRQLLRSLPMVSQARLLFILYGPLLPEGSLGWQDVVERVLPHTALWELARTVLLLNGNLQVKGWTFDSMLVVLEELIVIPQPWHLENVARLLVLCGSSLCYTVLASRAVNGRLVEISRLIVYIILVCEKDGYYMSWAVKLVQHICQVFHSAPEKFCFIQHLESMFTEITREFFELSLAVNHLEDRETFQNLCILLDSSARFHTKFLHMLLK, from the exons ATGGTGAGGAAGGCCTCCAGAAAGGTTGACAGGTACACGCAGACATTCAAGTcccagagacagaggaggacccCCCCTGCCCCTCCAGCCAGAACCATCAGGACCCGCAGCCAGTgcatcaccagcagcaccagcttCTTCAACAGGCTCCCAGCAGAGGTGTTCCACATGATCCTGGACCAGCTGTCAG TGCTGGAGATCAGTGTGTTCAGCATGGTGTCCAAAGAAATCACTCAGTGCATTGTGGACCACATCTCCACCCTGGCCTGGAGGAATAAAGTGATCACCCAAAGCTTTCACCCCTCCACCCGCTTGGAGCTGACGTCTACTGTTGCACACTACAGGAACCTGG GTTTATTGTTCAAGCGATGCACCCTGCTGCTGCCAACGAAAGAGAGGTTAAAGTTGATCTTCAGCATGTTTGCACAG ATTCCCTGCTTCATGCTGGAGCATTGTCTAGTTCCCGACTGCATTGGCTTTACCAGCTGTGGTGTCTTCCTCCAG ACGCTCATTGCAGGGTGGGATGAGCTGGAGTGCCACAGAGTGTTCAACTTCCTGTGTGAGCACACAAACCTGCTGCCAAGAATGGAGGCAGTCATCACTGCAAAACcag GGGTGAGGCAGTACAAGGAGCTGCAGCTCCGGCTCTTCTGTCGTCGGGTTCTGTTGGACCCATGGCTGACTGAGCCAGACTGTCAGTTCTGGCTGAGGCAACTTCTCAGGTCTTTGCCCATGGTCAGCCAGGCTCGCCTACTGTTCATCCTCTACGGACCCCTGCTGCCTGAGG GCTCTCTCGGTTGGCAGGACGTGGTAGAGCGAGTGCTGCCTCACACTGCCCTGTGGGAACTGGCCAGGACCGTCCTCCTGCTTAATGGCAACCTTCAAGTGAAGGGCTGGACCTTCGACTCGATGCTGGTGGTCCTGGAGGAGCTCATTG TCATTCCCCAGCCATGGCATTTGGAGAACGTGGCTCGTCTCTTGGTCCTGTGTGGCAGCAGCCTCTGCTACACTGTGCTTGCCAGCAGGGCCGTGAACGGTCGACTGGTGGAGATCTCCAGACTCATCGTCTACATCATACTG GTGTGTGAGAAGGACGGCTACTACATGAGCTGGGCGGTGAAGTTGGTCCAACACATCTGCCAAGTCTTCCACAGTGCTCCCGAAAAGTTCTGCTTCATCCAACACCTGGAGAGCATGTTCACAGAGATCACCAGGGAGTTCTTTGAGCTTTCTCTAGCAG TAAACCACCTTGAAGACAGGGAGACTTTCCAGAACCTGTGCATCCTCCTGGACTCCAGCGCTCGCTTCCACACCAAATTCCTCCACATGCTGCTGAAATAG